GCTCGGTCATATCAGCCACGTTGTTCATGCAGCCGGCGTTGCTGGAGGTGGTGTGTTATCTCAGTTAAGCCCGCAGCAAGTATCTGAAACCTTAGCTGCAAAAGTATCTGGTGCCAATAATCTATTACAGGCATTCGCGCATCATCAACTAGCGAAAATGATATTTTGCTCGTCGCTCGCCTCTGTGCTTGGCGCCTTTGGGCAAGGTGACTATTGTGCTGCAAATGCGTATCTAGATGCGCTGCCTTATCGATCTTTACCATTCCCGGTATGCACAATCAATTGGGATGGATGGGATAACATAGGTATGGCTGCTGGGCAACAAGTGGCGAGTGGCTTAGGACTCGATCGTGAACAAGGTGCGGCGCTGTTTATACAAGCCATCTCTGCCGACTTGCCACATCTTTACGCTGCAGCCATGAACTGGGCACAACGAGAAGCTAAGTTGCAAGAGTTACTCACTACAGCAGTGATTGCCAATCCTAGCACTAACAGCGTGCAACAAGGAAAATCTCGCCCTGTTATGGATGTTGAATTTGAAGCGCCAGAAAGTGAGCTTGAACAACGTCTTGCAACACTATGGAGTGAGTCACTTGGCTATAGTGAAGTGGGTATTTTTGACAGCTTCTTTACACTCGGTGGTGATTCGCTTATTGCAATACAAATGATAGCGAAAGCTAAACAGGCCTTCGCTGTTGAGATAGCTCCAGCTGCATTCTTCGAAGACCCAAATATCGATAATCTAGCGTTTCTTATTGAAGAAGCGTTGCTCGCAGAGATAGAAAATCAATAACTAGAACGGGTGGCTATCACCCGTTTTTTGTATTTGCTTCACCTCTTACTTAAGTCCGTCTTACTTACCCTATTCGTCGATGAATGATTTGATTTTTAAACAGCACTCATTAAAAAGGATAATTATGAATTCCAATACACTGCTCATCCCTTTGCTATTATTTGGCCCATTGGCCTGTCAGGCTGATCATTCGGCAGCACAAAGTAATATAAAACACGCTTCGAAACTAAAAGCCAAAATCACCCGAACCGAATTTGGTATTGCCCATGTTAATGCCAGCAACTTACGTTCATTAGCTTTTGGTTCTGGGTATGCTCAAGCGCAAGATCATGGCTGTGTGCTTGCCGATAGCTATCTAAGGGTTCGAGGAGAACGTGCTAAGTATTTTGGACCGGATCACTATCAAGCTGGTGATAACCGTCATGTAATGTCTGATTATCTATATAAAATTGCTGATATTTATGGGCAGGCTAAGCTCGCTTTTCCGACGTTATCCAAAGATACTCAAGCTGCCGCAGAAGGCTTTGCTGCAGGTTTTAATTTGTATCTCACTGAAGTGCAACAAGGTAAGGCAAGGTTAGAACCAACTTGCCAAGATGAAAGCTGGGTGCAGCCCATAACGGCCGTTGATGTACTTGCTAACATTGCAGCTGCGGGAAGCGGCGCGAGTCTTGGTCAGTTTGCTACTGCAATTTTGCAAGCACATCCAGAGCAAGGTAATGCTTGGCTGCCCAGTGCATCGGAACCTCTAAAGCTAACCTCGCCGTTAGCTGCAGTCCCTGACGGCGATAAGCTTATGACACAAGGCTCAAATGCTTGGGCTATCGGTGCCGATTTTAGTGATGATGGTAAGGGGATACTAATGGCGAATCCGCATTTTCCCATGACAGGGCAGATGCGTTTTTGGGCCTATCATGCCAATATTCCTGGCGAACTAGATGTGATGGGAGCATCATTGCTGGGCTTTCCTGCGGTAGTGAATATTGGCTTCAATCATAATATTGCGTGGAGCCATACTTACTCAGCATCGACACAAAGTGTGATTTACCGTTTAACATTGGATAACACAACCCCACTTGGTTATGTTTTAGATGGTGAATCTAAACGGATAGTGGAAAAGGACATCGTTGTCGAGGTATTGAGTGCATCAGGTGAGATGCAATCCTTACATAAGCCTGTATATAAGGCTGAGGGAGGGATGCTGATTGAAATCCCTGGTGTATTAGATTGGACAGAACAGCATGCGTACATTTTAAAAAATACTAATTTGGATAATTTTGCTGCTATCGATCATTGGCTTGCGATAAATAAAGCGCAAACTTTGCAGGAATTTCAACAAAGCTTTAAAGATCATAATGGCTTAATGTTCAATAACGCGATTTATACAGATAAAGATGGTCACGCATTTTATATTGATGCTGCCAATGTACCGCATTTATCATCAACAGCTCTTCGCTATTTGAATGAGAATGCGTTGGCAAAACAGTATTTTGAAAAGTTTAGAGTACCAGTGCTACCCGGTGATGATTCCGCTTATTATTATCAGCAAAGTGTACCATACGCAGAAAAGCCTAAGCTTGCACGCAAGGACTATGTGCAAAATGCCAATGATTCATATTGGCTTGCAAATGCCAGTGCCCCAATTGCTAAGGTTTCTCCTCTTTATGGTCAGCACAGTGTTTTACAAAGTCGTAGAACGAGATATTCTTTGGCGCAAATAAGTCATCCAATTGGTGACGAGCAAAAATTTGATGCTGATGAAGTCACCGCAATTCTGTTAGCCAATACCGCACAAATCACCCCGATTATTGATACTGTCATTGCAGCGTGCGAGCAAAGCTGGCAAACCAAAGAGGTTACGGTCAATGGTCAAATTTTTGCACTAGCCCCAACATGCCAAGCAATTAAAAAGTGGGACGGGCGTTTTGAGCAGTCTTCATTGGCTGCACACTTAGTGAGGGAGTTTGTTGCAAGAGTCAATGATCGAGAAGACTTCGAGGTTAGTTTCAACCCGCAGGACCCAGTAAATACCCCACGAAATATCCGCATCAATGAAGCGCTTTTTAAAGAGCTTGCCATTGCTGGAGAAATTGTTCGTCATTCAGGCTTTGCACTGGATGCACCGCTTGGCGATATACAGTTTTTTGAACAGCACGGGAAGCGCTTTGCTTGGCAGGGAAATATGAATGTTGAAGGTGGACTTAACGTGTTCGCTACGCAAAATCGCCTCGATCAAACTACATTTGCTCCGATTGCAGCGCCGTCAGTGATGACACCGTACAACGATAGACCGCTGTGGAGTGGGTTATCGCAACGAGGTTATGAGTTGCACTTTGGTTCAAGTTGGATGATGGTTGTTGACTTCGATGACTCAGGGGTGAAGGCGAAAGGCTTGTTAACTTACTCTCAATCACAGCATCCAAACTCGCTCAATGCTAATGACCAAACACAATACTATAGTGAGCAAAATAAGCTGGTAGCACTGCCTTTTCGCAAAGCTGAAATTGCGGCAAAACGTGTTTCTACGCAAATCATAAAGCAGTGATAATACACTGATCATAAAAAGGGGCTTTGCAGCCCCTTTTTATGATTCAAGATTAAGTGCTTATGTTAGAAGCGATACTTCATGCTTAAGTTATATGCACGAGGTTCGCTATACTTTTTAGGAACGAATCCATACGTATCGTAAAACGTTTTATCCGTGAGGTTGCTGACACTCAATTTAAAGCTTAACTGTTTTGAATGGTCATACTTGATATGAGCATTTACTAGCGTTTGACTGTCTTGCTCTGCGCGTACAGCACCACGACGACCACCTGCCGGGAGGCCAAGATCAACACCAGGCACACTTAAAATATCTACTTTTCGGTCTGTATCCCATGTTGCATTTAAGCCGAAACTCCACGCTTCATAGGTATATTTAGTGCTAAAATTAAGCGTTTGTCTTGGTGCATATAAGTTGATGTCTTCACCATTTTCATCAACCACATCAAAGTCACTGTAGCCAATATTGACCTGCCAATCTTCTGTAATGTTGGCATCCAGTTCGATTTCAAAGCCATCCGCTTCGGCACCATCTACCGGGCGATATCTTGCAGGTCGCTGATCGGCATATTCCGGAATAACAACGCCAAAGTCTTCCTTCAAGCTGTCAAAGTAAGCCATGTTTAAGCGTAAGCGGTTATCAAGTAAGTTTGCTTTAAACCCGACTTCGACATTGCGTGCAGTAATAGGAGTAAGTTGTTTTAAGTTGACGTCGACTTTGTCTAGCTGAGGCTCATACGCATCGGTATAGCTAACATAAGTACTGACCCGTTCATTGATGTCATAGACGAGGCCTAGGTATAAGCTTTCACCAGTTTCGTCACCCTTATCACTAGAGAATCCACTCCAAGCGAAATCTCGCTCATTGGTGCGCTCATAATCGAAAAACTTGATACCCGCAATGGCATGTAAATCATCGGTTAGCACGAGCTTACTACTAATCGCTAAGCTTTGCTCTTTAGTTGTCTTATCCCAATAACCAATAAACTGCTTGTCCGTAGCGGTTAAATGTGATGCTGGATGAAGGTTATTATTGATGGATTGCAGCGGGTAGAAGATAGTTCTGGCATTTTCATCTAACTCTTCATAACGGTCATCACTAGACTCAAAATCAGCATTTAGATAAGTCACATTCACTTGATGAGCGCGGTCAAAAAGTTCAAATCGGCCAACCAAGCCTAAAATAAAGTTGGTACCATCAACGGTTTCAATCCAGCGGCGGTCACCACCTTGCAAACCAAGTCCGGTTTCTTTATCAGGGTTACCACTGAAATAGGTCATAGTAATGTCAGCTTCCGTTTTGCTGTACTGTGCACCAAAGTTCAGTTCCCAGTCTAAGTTGATTTGATGAGAAAGCTTGAAGTGATAACTTTGATGGGTATTACCATTGTAACTATCCGGAGAAGAGAGGTTGGTTTTTTTATCTACCTCAACAGAAGAACCATCAGAATAAAAAATTGGCAGCCCCCATGGTGATAGCTTTAGCTCATTATCTTGATAGTGCACGGTAAATGACGCTTCGGTATCTTCAGAAAAGTAATGATGTAGCTGAGTGTAAGCAACGATTTTATTGCTGTTCTCTTTGTCTACGTAACTATCTTTGTCTTCATACGCGAGAATAATACGACCTGCGAGCGCTTTATCATCGCTAAGTGCGCCTGTGGCGTCAACGTGTGTGCGAACTTTATTCCAAGAACCAAATTCCGCACCCACTTCAACAAAGCCATCGCGATCTGGTTGTTTGGTAATAACATTCAATGTCGCTGAGGGTTGTCCTGCTCCCGCCATTAACCCAGCCGCACCTCTGAGTACTTCAACACGATCATAGACTATGGTATCTAGACGGCTTTCCTGTGGGCCTGCGATAGAAGTCGGTAGGCCGTCTTTAACAAGTGCATTAATTAGATAGCCACGAGAAGTAAACTCGGTATTGTCACCAGCGCCAAACTTATAACGAGAGATACCCGTTGTTTGAACCAGCACATCTTCCAAATCGTCTAGTTCAAAGTCATCCATGTACTGGTGACTTAACACAGTCACAGACTGAGGTGTTTCCTTAACACTAAGGTCTAAGCCTGTTGGACCTGAATTTCGTTTAATGGGCTGGCCCACAACATCGATCCGTTCAATGTTGTTACTGCTTTTTTCAGTGTTGGCCTGAGCATTTGGAGAGAAGTAGACCAGTGACAGCATTAAGGTTAATGCTGTTGATTGATGAGCTTTGCTTCGCATGGGTTTTTCCATTCCTGATTTTGTTATTTTGGCAATAATTGAGCGCACTGAGTGCGCTTCCTCAAGGACGAAAAGTCGAAACAAAAATTTAGTAAAAGGAATCATTTTTATTTGCGACTGTTTTTTTCATTTTTTCACTCGTCTACTTGCCAAGTAAAAGTGGCAGTTGCATTGTCCTAAATTGGAGACCGAAAGTGGAAGCACCAACGAGAAAACGCCAACGAAAATCTAGGCTACACTCGACATCAACCCAACAGCTAAATGACTTGATAAAACAAAGGGCAAATACAACTCAAATGAGTTTACCGAGCCGCTCCGAGTTACAGGCTAAAGCACCGTTAACAGCCGCACAGCAAAGGCTTTGGTATGCTTGGAAAATTGCACCGAATGATAAAGCTTATAATTTGGCGGGCTCTTTGTATTTCGATGGACAGCTAGATGCTGAGCTGGTGAAGCAAA
This portion of the Pseudoalteromonas sp. GCY genome encodes:
- a CDS encoding penicillin acylase family protein, which gives rise to MNSNTLLIPLLLFGPLACQADHSAAQSNIKHASKLKAKITRTEFGIAHVNASNLRSLAFGSGYAQAQDHGCVLADSYLRVRGERAKYFGPDHYQAGDNRHVMSDYLYKIADIYGQAKLAFPTLSKDTQAAAEGFAAGFNLYLTEVQQGKARLEPTCQDESWVQPITAVDVLANIAAAGSGASLGQFATAILQAHPEQGNAWLPSASEPLKLTSPLAAVPDGDKLMTQGSNAWAIGADFSDDGKGILMANPHFPMTGQMRFWAYHANIPGELDVMGASLLGFPAVVNIGFNHNIAWSHTYSASTQSVIYRLTLDNTTPLGYVLDGESKRIVEKDIVVEVLSASGEMQSLHKPVYKAEGGMLIEIPGVLDWTEQHAYILKNTNLDNFAAIDHWLAINKAQTLQEFQQSFKDHNGLMFNNAIYTDKDGHAFYIDAANVPHLSSTALRYLNENALAKQYFEKFRVPVLPGDDSAYYYQQSVPYAEKPKLARKDYVQNANDSYWLANASAPIAKVSPLYGQHSVLQSRRTRYSLAQISHPIGDEQKFDADEVTAILLANTAQITPIIDTVIAACEQSWQTKEVTVNGQIFALAPTCQAIKKWDGRFEQSSLAAHLVREFVARVNDREDFEVSFNPQDPVNTPRNIRINEALFKELAIAGEIVRHSGFALDAPLGDIQFFEQHGKRFAWQGNMNVEGGLNVFATQNRLDQTTFAPIAAPSVMTPYNDRPLWSGLSQRGYELHFGSSWMMVVDFDDSGVKAKGLLTYSQSQHPNSLNANDQTQYYSEQNKLVALPFRKAEIAAKRVSTQIIKQ
- a CDS encoding TonB-dependent siderophore receptor, with amino-acid sequence MRSKAHQSTALTLMLSLVYFSPNAQANTEKSSNNIERIDVVGQPIKRNSGPTGLDLSVKETPQSVTVLSHQYMDDFELDDLEDVLVQTTGISRYKFGAGDNTEFTSRGYLINALVKDGLPTSIAGPQESRLDTIVYDRVEVLRGAAGLMAGAGQPSATLNVITKQPDRDGFVEVGAEFGSWNKVRTHVDATGALSDDKALAGRIILAYEDKDSYVDKENSNKIVAYTQLHHYFSEDTEASFTVHYQDNELKLSPWGLPIFYSDGSSVEVDKKTNLSSPDSYNGNTHQSYHFKLSHQINLDWELNFGAQYSKTEADITMTYFSGNPDKETGLGLQGGDRRWIETVDGTNFILGLVGRFELFDRAHQVNVTYLNADFESSDDRYEELDENARTIFYPLQSINNNLHPASHLTATDKQFIGYWDKTTKEQSLAISSKLVLTDDLHAIAGIKFFDYERTNERDFAWSGFSSDKGDETGESLYLGLVYDINERVSTYVSYTDAYEPQLDKVDVNLKQLTPITARNVEVGFKANLLDNRLRLNMAYFDSLKEDFGVVIPEYADQRPARYRPVDGAEADGFEIELDANITEDWQVNIGYSDFDVVDENGEDINLYAPRQTLNFSTKYTYEAWSFGLNATWDTDRKVDILSVPGVDLGLPAGGRRGAVRAEQDSQTLVNAHIKYDHSKQLSFKLSVSNLTDKTFYDTYGFVPKKYSEPRAYNLSMKYRF